Below is a window of Planctomycetes bacterium MalM25 DNA.
CGATCCGAAATCGTGGCTTGTCTGTCGCTGGGCCTCGCCGCCGGGCGGGGTCAGGTGCAGCTTGACCCGCTCCGCGACGCCGGTGCCCGGGTTCGAGATCGTGAGGCGGAACGACTGGGGCTTGCCGAAGAGGACCTCCTCGGGGCCAACCAGCTGCAACGCGAGCTTCGGCTCTTGCACCTCAACAAGCGTGCGCCCGTCGACTGGCTTGTGTGAGTGGACGACGCCCAGCTCGATCGGACGCCCCGTGCGGGCGATCAGCTTCAGATTGAGATCGATGACCTGGCCGGCTGCCAAACGGTCGGCTCGCCATGTGATCTGTCCCCCTTCGGCGTGGTCGTCGTCCCGTTTCACCAAGCCCGTGGCGGCCTTCACGGCAACGACCTCGGCCCCTTGTGGAACTTCGACGCGAGTCACCACCTGATCGGCCGCGACATCGCCCCGGTTGGCGAGCAGCACACGGTAGTTCACCTCGCGCCCGACAACGATCGTTCGCGGCCCCATGACCTTCGAGACCAGCACCGGCATCTGGTGGGTGAGCAGCAGGTCGTCGGCTTCCTGCGCCGGCTCCGCTTCAACACGCGTCGTTACGGTGGGGCGGGCGGCGAAGGCCGACTCGGCGGCGGCGTTCTCCTCGGAGTACTCCGGCTCAACCGGCGAGGTCGGCTCGACGGTCGATCCCTCGTCGAGCTGGCTGTAACGGCCGCCAATGAACAACGGCAGCTTGGCCGTCTCCTGAGGGCGGGCGGCGACACTCACGCGGCCGGCGTCGGACTCCGCAACGCTCTGCTCCTGCGAGCGCTGCTCCTGGGGCTCCGCCCCTTCGCTGGCGGCCAGCGCGGCGGGCTCATCGGCGGACTCGGTGGGGGTCGTCCCTTCGATCACGCCGAACGGCAGGAGGCTCTCTCGATTCTCCTCTTCCGTGAACAGCGACTCTCCCTCGGCGATCACGTCGATCGGGGCGGCTTCCACGGCCTCGGCGACCTGCGGTTCGGTCGACTCTTCCGCAACCGGAACGGCTTCTGTGGCGGCCTCGTCGGCCATCGCTTCGTTGGCCATCACCTCGGCTACCTCGGCGGCGATCGTCTTGGCGACGCGGTCCTGGGCCGTGGTTGATTCTTTCACTTGCGGAGCGCCGGGCGACAGCGCGCTGCCGGCTCGTGGCTGCGGACGCATGGCTACGCGTGGCGCCGGCTCGGCGGGCGCAACTCCGGACGCCGGGCTGCGGCGCATGTCTCGGAGCAATCGGGCTCGGGCAGAGCCAACCGAGCCGTTGGAGGAGATCGCCTTCTCGCTCACCGGAGCGGGCGTGACGGCGTCGCCTTGGCTTGCTTGGCCCCCAACGCCAAACCAGTTGCGCGGCAAGAGCTCCCGAGGGTTCACCCGGGGGAAGGCGCGCGGTGTGTCACTAACGGTCACCGGGGAGGTCCGTTGCGCAATGCGCTGGGGCGGGACCGTCGGCGAGGCCTCGGCCTCGGGCTCGGGACGATCGGTGCTGAACGACCACCCCTGGCGGAGTGCTCCGATCCTGTCGGCAAGCGACTGCCGGGGCGAACCGGGCTCTTCCGCCAACAGCGGGCAAGCGACCAGAGTGATGACAAGCGTGATAAGCCCTGACGACCGCTTCATGCCAACGCATTCCCTGCGTGATAGCGTGCCCGAACGCGTCCGCGCGTCGGCACGCCTAGGATGAATCCTTCCTCTCTCGTCGTATCGGATCGAAGGCCGACACGGGTTGAGCCGGAAGCTATGAATCTTCCGGTTAGTGAAAGCGGGCGCTCTGGGCGCCGAGGGGGCTCGCGGGATGAGCCGCCAGTCGACCGACTGCTAGCAGGTCGACTCTTCCGTGAGAACGGGCTCGAAACCGAGATCGGCGATCATGTCGTAGTCGGCCTGCGGCGCCTGGCCCTCGGTCGTCAGGTAATCGCCGACGAAGATCGAGTTCGCCAAGTAGAGCCCCATCGCTTGCAAGCTGCGCAAGTGCAGCTCGCGTCCGCCCGCGATGCGGATCTCGCGATCCGGGTTGGTGAGGCGGAACATCGCTAGCACCTTCAGGCAGTACCGCGGGTCGAGGTCCTCCTGAACGCCGAGCGGGGTCCCTTCGATCGAGTTCAGGAAGTTGACCGGGATCGAGTGGACGCCCAGGTCGCGGAGCTGCAGCGCCATCTCGACCACGTCGGAAGGCTCCTCCCCCATGCCGACGATGCCGCCGGAGCACATCTCCATGCCGGCGTCGCGGACCGCCTCGAGCGTCGCCACGCGGTCGGCGTGCGTGTGGGTCGTGCAAATCTTCTCGTAGTACCCGCTGCTGGTGTTCAGGTTATGGTTCACCCGATCGACCCCCGCCGCCGCGAGCCGCTCGGCGTGGTCCTCGGTCAGCAGGCCGAGGCAGGCGCAGATCTTCAGGTCGTGCTCCGCCTTGATCTGTGGCACGATCTCCTCGACCGCTTTGATTTCGCGTTCGCTCGGTCCGCGGGCGGAGATCACAATGCAGTAGGTGCAGGCGCCGCTCTCCGCGGCCATCTTGGCGCCCGAAAGCAACTTGTCGCGGCTCAGCAGGTTGTACTTGGGGATCTCCGCATCGGAGACCTTCGACTGGGAGCAGTACGAACAATCCTCCGGGCAGAGGCCGCTCTTGGCGTTCATCAGGAAGTACATCTGCACCCGCTTGCCGAAATGCTCCCGCCGGACCCGGTAAGCGGCGTCCACCAGGGCGAGCAGCTCGTCGTCCGGGCAGGCCAGCACGGCCCGCGCCTGGTCCGCCGTGAGGGCCTCGCCCGACAGAACCTGGTCAGCGAGGGCCGACCAATCGATGACGCCGGTGGTGGTCGGTTCGGCGGCGGTGGGGCAGGGGGCTTCGGTCGGCATCCGGATCGGTCTCTAAGCGGGTATCGGAACTCGGCGGGCAAGGTGGCATGATACTCACTTCCGCGTCATGCTGTTAGCTCCGGTTCCCCCGCTGTCCCCAGTCATTGGCCACGTGAACTACCTGATCCAAGTCGGCGCGATGGGCCACGTCGGGCGTTTCCGCGCCGCCGACGCGGGCCGCTACGCGCGGGGCCAGCGGGTGATTGTCCGCTCCGAGCGGGGTCTCGAAATCGGCGAGGTCATGGCTCACGAGGGAGACGCCCCCGGCGGCGAAGCCGACGGCGACCTCCTCCGGCGGATGACCGCCCAGGACGACCTGCTCGCCGAGCGGCTCGGGCGGAACCGCGACGCGGCCTACGAGTCTTGCGTGCGGCTGTTGGAAGAACGGGGGTCGTCGGCCGTGCTGCTCGATGTGGAGCACCTGTTCGACGGACGGGGGCTCTACTTCTACTTCCTGGGCGAGGCCGACGCGGCGGGCGAGGCGATCTCTGCCGAGCTCGCCGACGCCTACGACGCGGAGGCCCGCTTCGGTCAGTTCGCCCAGACGGTCGAAGAAGGGTGCGGCCCCGGCTGTGGCACCGAAGACGCCGTGAACGGCTGCGGCTCCTCGGGGGGCTGCTCGACGTGCGCCGTCGCCAGCGCTTGCGGCGTGAAAGCGCCGCACAAGTAGGCGGGCCAGACGCTCGCGGTCCCCCAGACGGGCGGTTAGACTGCGAACGCCTCACACTCCTTTCTAGGTAGCTCCACGATGTCGATCACCACCAACAGCCGCGAAGGCGTCCTCACCATCCAGCTCGACGACGCCCGACTGCTCGAAGAGGGGCGTATCCAGCAGGTCGAGAAGGATCTGGTCGAAGCGATCGACGCCTCGGAAGACACGCGCATCGTGCTCGACTTCTCGAAGGTGCAGTTCATGTCCTCGTCGATGCTCGGCAAGCTGGTCGCCATCCACAAGAAGGTGAAGAGCTACAAGGCGAAGATGAAGCTCGCGAGCGTGTCGCCGGAGATCCTCGAGGTCTTCAAGATCACGCGTCTCGACAAGCTGTTCGACATCGCCCCCGATGTCGAGGCCGCGCGCAAGGCGTTCTTGAAGAAGGGGCTCTTCGGCTGACCAACACGCCCAACTACTTGGGCTGCGTGACTCCGGGCCAGTCGTCGGTGCGGAAGGGCGTGACCGGCAACCAGGCCGAGTCGTACAGGTTCACGACCGGGTTGAACGCCCAGGCGTAGCGCACGGCGACCGGCACAGGGACTTCGCTCGAAGAGAGCTCGACCCCCGCCTTATCGACAACCTTCGCCACGGCCGGGTGAAAGACCCGGTCCTCTCCCGCGAGGGCGAAGCCCGCCGGCGCCACGCCGTCGAAGGTCTTCAGCCCGCCCCCGACGTCGCGGAACGAAACGACCGCTTTGCCGTCGGCGAACTCGACGCGGTCGAACCGGGCGCTGCGGCCCTTGATCTTCAGTCCGTAGGTCTCCGCCAACGCGAGCCGTGCCAGTCGCAGACCGACGTCGCGCTTGTTGCGGGGGTGGATATCGTTGGCTTCGCCCAAGTCGATGATCACGGCCTCACCGACGTTCGGCAGCCGGTCGCGGGTCATGGTTTGGGCTTCACGCAACTCGGCCCACTCAGAGTCCTCGGATCCAAGACGCCGCTCTTTCTTGAAGTCGGCGAGCTGAACCCAGTAGAAGGGGAAGTCACCCTGCGCCCAATGATCCCGCCAAGACTGGATCATCATCGGGAAGAGGTCGCGGTACGCGTACGCACGCCCCGCGTTCGATTCGCCCTGGTACCAGATGACCCCTTTGATGGCGAAAGGAGCGATCGGCGCCACGCGGGCGTTGTACAGGTTGGCGGGGCGGTGCTGTTGGAACAGCGGGTTCTTCAGCCCCGGTACACGGGGTAACGATTCCCGGGCCGCGTAGGCGACGGCGCGGTTCTCGTAGAACTTGGCGAGCCGCTCGGCGTACTCGGCGCGGAGGGCGGCCTCGTCGTGCTGCGACTCGGTCTTGCGCCACTGGTCGAGGTAAGGCTTGAACAGCTCGTTCTCCGTGAGGCGTTCCCGCGGCGTCCACGCCTCACACGCCGACCCGCCCCAGGCGTTGCGGATCAGGCCGATCGGCACGCCGAGCGACTCCTGCAATTGCACCCCGAAGTGGTACCCCACCGCGGAGAAGTCCTGCACGCTCTCGGGGGTGCAGAGCTCCCAAGGTTGATCGATGTCATCGAGCGGAGTCGGCGAGCCGAGCTGGTTGACCTTCAGCAACCGGATCTCGGGGCGATCGGCGGTGAGCGTCGTCAGGTCGCTGTCCTTCGCGTTCCTCAAAGCCCACTGCATGTTGGATTGCCCCGAGCAGATCCAGACGTCGCCGACGAGCACCTCCTCAACGACGACCGGCCCCTCAGCCCGATCGCTTGTGATCACCAGCTCACGGGGCGCGCCCGGCGAGAGCGGATCGAGGGTCACCCGCCAGTTGCCCGACGCGTCGGCCGTCGCCGCGTGCTCCTGGCCGTCGAAGCGGACCGTGACCTTCTCCCCCGGCTCGGCGGTTCCCCAGATGGGCGCGGGCATGTCGCGCTGCAGCACCATGTGGTGCGTGAAGACGTAGGGCAGCCGCACAGCGGCCGACGCCACGAGCGGCGCCCCAATGAAGGCGAACAGCGCAAGGAGTCGAATCGGGATGAACATCGATCGTTCCGGGATCGCGGTGTGGAAAAGAGTCGCCAGCGAGAAGACTATAAGCCAACACACGCAACGCCGCGAACCAACGGAATCACCCCGCCGCCGCGGGCTGGGGAGCGAACCTCGCCGGATCGAAAGGATCGGCGGGCAACTCGCACACCTCGCCGCGGATCAGGCAGCTGATCAACCTGGCCGTCGGCGGGGCGAGTTGCAGCCCGCTGCGATGGTGGCCGCTCGCCACCCACGCGTTCTGGAGTCCGGGCAAACGCCCGATCTGCGGGAGGCGATCCGCCGAAGCGGGCCGCAGGCCCGACCAGTGGGCCTCGATCGGCGCCTCGCCCAGACGGGCGTCGATTTGAGCGGCGGCTTGAAGCAGATGGGCCCTCGCCTCGGCGGTCGTCTCTTTGGCGAAGCCGGCTTCTTCAACCGTCGCCCCGATCAACACACGCCCGTCGCGCCGCGGCACGGCGTAGTGCGGGTAGCGATGCACGATGCGATCGAGCGTTGGTTCCTCGGGTCGGAGCAGCAACATCTGGCCGCGGACCGGCTTGCCGGGCGCCGAGGAGGCGGCGAGCCGCGCCAGCCCGGGCGTCCAGCACCCGGCCGTTAGGCAATAGGCGCCCGCGGAGAACTCACCCGCGGGCGTATCGACTCGATGGATCTCCTCGCCCGTACGCACCAGACCGGTGACCTCGGCGGCGGGAACGATGCGAACGCCGTGATGGCGGCAACCGGCGACCAACGCTTGCAAACGCCGTGGGTTGCGGACCTGTGCTTCTCCCGGAACAACCCAGCCGTTGGCGTCCCGACTCACCTCGACGCCCTGGTTCCGCCATCGCTCAAACGTGGCGGCAAGCCGGCCCGCGTTCTCGGGCGTGGCCTGGTAGATCGCTCCGCAGGGCCAGTACTCATCGTCTAGGCCGGTCTGCTCGCTCAGTCTCGCCGACCACTCCGCTTGCTCGCGCGTGGCGGCGATCGCCAGCCGGTCGAGCGCCGGGTGATCGACGTACCACGAGGCGGGCGGAAGGATCCCGGCGCCGGCCCACGAAGCCTCGCGGCCTGGCTGCCCCCGATCGATCAGGGTGACCCGCAAGCCATCACGGCTGAGTTGATAGGCGACCGAGAGACCGATCACCCCGCCACCGATCACCAAGACATCGGGGTTAGGGGTCATCTTATCGGGCTTTCAGGGGTCGTCGTTCGAGCCGAGCAGCTCGTCCAGGCGATCGGCCAAGCGGTTTAGAGCATCGTCTTCGCCACGCAGCTCGCGGCGCATCCGCTTCAGGTCATCCGCTTCGTCCACATCGTACCAAGGATCAACGAGGCGATAATCCCGCCCCTCGCGCCACCCCGCCTCCCCTAGCCGCAGGAGTGTCTGTTCGAGCAACCGCTCGTTGCTCCAGGGCATCCGGTCGAAGACCGGCGGGAGCTCACCCCGCACACCGATCAGCCAGTAGCCACCGTCCTCGGACGGTCCAAGGACCAGGCGCCTGTCGGCGTCCGGCTCGTTTAGCCATCCAATCGCCGCAGCGACTGCTTCGACCGGCAGGTGCGGGCTGTCGGAGCCAACCAGCAGGGCGCACGGCGATTGCCCCAGTGCATCGATGAAGTAGCCGCGCATCCGCTCGCCCAGATCCCCATCACCCTGCGGTGTGGCACGCCAGCTCCCGGTGCCTATCGCCGTTAACGATGTGAAAGATGCCGCATGGGCAGCCGGAGTAAAGACGACCGTTCGCTCGGACACGCCGTCAACGAGCCAAGCGAGCCGATCAAGCGTTGTCTCAACAAAGGCCCGCGACACGGCCGCAGCCCGCTCGGGGCCGATACTCGCGGCCAGACGCGTCTTAGTCATCCCGGGGGTCCAGTGCTTGGCGAAGACGCCGAGGGCTGCCCCGCCGGCAACCGGCCCACCGGCCGCTGAAAAACCACCCGTAGGGGGGGCATCCTGGCGGTTTGGCGGATCACTCATCCCGACTTTCTCGCTGATGTTGCTGCGTTTTGCCGTATGGCCCATCCAGGGGGGACATTACGAGCCGAGAGGCTTCCGTCACGGCCCGATCGGCTAACCCGGTCCACCTCCTCGGTTTGCGGCTCGAGGCCGCTCGGCAAGTCGCTCTGCGGTGTGCCGTTTGGCAGCGCATGACTCCCACAAGAGCCCTGCCCCCGCCACCACGAATACAGCGCAAGCCACTACACATCAACACCTTATGTCGATTTGATCCGTTGTTTCTCGGCTGCGTAGCATGAGATACAGCCTCGCCTAAAGCCCGCAGTCCTCCAGGAGTGTTGACCGCTGGGGTGAGCCACGACCGTCCGTGATGGAGACGACTCAGAGCGTTGCCTCGCAACGCATCGCCAAGCCATGGAGGGGCCGAGTAGCACTCGGCGACCGACATCTTCGCAGCATCAACCAACGATAGATCGCCATGTCCACACGCCCCGCACGACGCGATTACTACGGGAAGTCGCAGGCACGCCAAGCTCGGCGTCGGAACTCGGCCGTTTCGGCACGGCAATCGCTCGGTTCAACGCCCAAGTCGCGCCGTGGCGTGGCGCCGCGCAACGTGGCGTTGCCCTTCTCGCCTCCCGAGGATTGGCACGAGCCTTCCGAAGAGATCGAGGGCTACGAGGTCCTCGTCCAGCCCGCCGGCGAGGGCTATCGGCACGTCCTGAAGCCGAGCGAAGTCCGCCAGCGGCTCGATAAGCTGCCTGAAACGTTTCTCCGGGACTTAGAAGTCGTGCAGTTCAGCCGCATGACCCGCAAGAAACAATCGCTTCCCTGCTACGGCATGCAGTGGGGCCCGGCGCTCTACCTCTATCCGATCGACGAGTCGCTAACCGAGCACTTCGGCCGTGCTCCTTCGCCCGACATCTACAACGAGACCCGCATGTTCGGCGGTCACTGGCGCGAGGAGGAGGGGGGCGCGTGGACGCTGCACTGGACCGTGCGCGCGATCAAGGACTTCTACCTCAACAACATCCTGATCCACGAGCTGGGGCACCTGCTCGACGAGCGGAACACCAGCTATACGGATCGCGAGCGGTTCGCCGAGTGGTTCGCCACCGAGTACGGCTACCGTTGGACCGGTGGCGCCGAAGCCCGGCGTCCGCGGCGGCGTGTCCGCCGCCGGCACCACAGGGCCTAAGCCGCCAGGCGCGGGCGTTCCAGCACCTCGCTCGGGGTCGCCTCCAGCCCCAGCTTCAAACGCACGGCCTCTTCCGGATCGGCGTGAAGGGCGGCGATCTCGGCTCGTTTCTTGGCGATGCGACGCGTGCGCCCGAGCGAGTGCATCCAGTCAAAGAAGCCCGGAGCGATTCGCATCGCGCCGCGTACGAAACGCCCGACAGGATCGACCACGACACGCCTGCGGTTGCGTTCTACGCCCCGCACCGCCGCATCGGCGACCCGGTCGACCGTGACGCAGACCGGGGCAGGGGGGGGGCGCATGGCGTCCGCGTCGCCCGCCTCGGTGAGCAGTTCGGTGCGGACGAAACCGGGGCAGAGTGTCGTGACGCCCAGACCCTGGCGTCCGTACTCGGCGCGGATCGACTCGCTGAACCCGACCAAGGCGTGCTTCGTCGCGCAGTAGGCGGCGACGCGTGGCATCGGCGTGAGGCCGAGGATGCTGCACACATTCAGAACGTGCGCCTCGGGGCGGGCGAGCATCGCGGGCAGCAGGCCCTGCGTCAGCCGGATCGGCGCCGTGAAGTTCACCGCCAACAACGCCTCGGTCTTCTCGGCCGTCATCTCGTGCGTCGGTCCATAGTGGGCGACACCGGCGTTGTTGACCAGCAGATCGACGCCCGCCCAACGGTCGTGCAGCTCGTCAATCAGCTGCTCGACTTGCTCGGGGTCCGTCAGATCGCACGGGTGCGTGTGCGTCTCACAACCAAGCCGCTCCAGATCCCGCCGCGTGCCGGCGAGGCCGAGCAAGTCGCGATCGGCGAGCGCCAGCCGCATCCCTCGATCGGCCAACCGCAGAGCGATCGCCCGCCCGATGCCACGGGCGGCGCCGGTGACGAGCGCCGTTTTGCCGGCTAGCGGTCGCATCCGATCCGATCGGGTTAGGCGGCCTGACGGACCGCGTGCTTGGCTTCGCCCCGCTCGAGCGACTCGGCGGCGATCGTACGGCTGTGTTGGTAACGGTCTTCGCCCCGGAGAACCGAGACGCCCCACTTATCGAGGTGGTACTTGCCGCCGTTGTAGACCGATCGGTAGTACTTCTTGCCCGGGTAAACCGGAACGCTGGTCGGGATCGCCCGGAGGTTGAACGCCAAGCGGTGACGGTCGGTCCGGTTCGGCGCCGAGCCGTGAATGCATCGCTCGGTGAAGAGGATCATCTGGCCCGCGCGGCACGGGACTTCGACGACCTCGTGGTCCTTCTCGTCGAAGTCCAGGCGGAACTGGGCGTGGTAGAAGCCCTCCTCGCCGCCGAACAAGATCGGGCGGATGCGATCGTGCGTCCCCGCAGCGAAGCGGAGGCAGCCGTTCTCGCTGTGCGAGTCGTCCACCGCGATCCAGGCGGTGATCTGAAACAGCTCGTCCCGATCCTCCGGGAAGACCGCCGGGTCTTGGTAGTCCTCGACCATGAACGTGCTCGCCTGGTGCCACTGGATGGCGGGCGAACCGGGTCCCTTGTAGAAGACCTGCGAACGCCAACAGAGCAAGTCCGGGCCCAACAGTTGCGCGATGCGGTCGGTCACGCCGGCCGATTTGAGGTAGTTCCACATCCGCGGCATCTCGAGATGGCGGTCACGCGGCGTGACGAAGCCGTAAGTCTTCGACGGCGTCTCCTCGATCGCCAGCAGGTCCTTCTTGAAGTCACGCATCTGCTCGGGCGTGAACACATCGATCGGACCGACAAAGCCGTTCTTGTAGAACGAGCGGAGCTGGTCATGGCTGAGCCGGTGCTCAGGAGCGACATCCGCCTTGGACTCGATGCGGGTGGGCTGCTTGAACTCGCAGGGCTGATCGATGTACGCCTCAGTGAGACCCGAGCCGATCAGCTTGTTGAACATGCGGGGGTCCCAGTTCCGCACGATCGCCTTGATGTCGCGGGGCAGGATGCCCGTCGGAAGGCCCATCGCTTGGTAGGCCCGCAGTCCGGCCAGAGCTCCACAGATCGGCAGGCGTTGCCAGAGGGGGCGGACCTTCGGATGCATGTTCATCGGGGACGGCCTGATCGACTTGCTAAGAGGGATGAACGGAATCAGCAGAACGCTTAGGGTTCTATCGGTTGTCCGGGCCGTTCGGTTTAGGCAAAACGGGCGGGGACGCGGGGCGGGCGCCGGCGCCGCTTGCGACCCTATACTGGGAGTGAAGCCGCAAGCCCTCTACTGACTGATTACTCCCGATGCCGCTCCTCGCTCCCTGGATCACCCGACTCGCCGCCGCGGTCTCGCTGGCGCTCTCTTGCTACTTGCTAGCGATCAGCGCCACCACCGCCACCGCGATCGGTTGCGACTGGGCCGCGTTCGACTGCGAAGCCGCCCTCGCGAGCCCCTGGGCCAAGCTGCTCGGGGCGCCGGTCGCCGCCGGGGGGGTGCTCTGCTACTTGGCCGCGTTGGTCGGCTCGCTGCTAGCGGGCCGTCGGGGCGGGGCGGGGAGCCTCGGCTGGCGGCTGCTCGAGTTCGCGACCCCGCTGGCGATCGGAGCCGGCCTCTGGTTCACGATTATCCAAGCGACGCGTCTCGAGTCGTTCTGCCTCTACTGCGTCGCGACGCACGCCAGCGGACTCGTGATGGCGATCGCGGCCGTCGTGTGGCGTTTGGGACAAAGCGACCAGACCGCCGCGCCAATGGCCATCGGCCTGACGGGCGACGACCCGATCGAGGCCACCGCGGTGACGCCGGCGCTCGGCTTGCCTACGATTGCCGGCGTGGTCGGCGTCCTCACCTTGGTAATCGGTCAAACGGTCTGGGCCCCCTCGACCGTCATCACTTACGAGGCCGAGCTCGACACCGAGTTCAACTTCGAAGGGCCGGCAGCCCAGCCGGTGACGCCCGCTGAGGAGGCTTCGCAAGCAACTCAGCCAAGCGTGCTTCCCGACAGCCAGGCGGACACCCCACCCCGACGAAAGCCCAACGGCTCGCGTCCCCTCAGCCTGCTGCGGGGCCAGCTGAAAATCGACGCCTACGACCACGCCGTGCTCGGCTCGCCCGAGGCGCCGCATCTGGTCGTTGAGTTGATGGACTACGCGTGCCCACACTGCCGCGAGTTCCACGACAAGCTGCACGAGGCGGTGCAGCGCTACCGCGGCCAGATCGGCGTGGTGATCATGCCCGTGCCGGGGGAGATCCTTTGCAACCCGTATGTGCGGAAGGCGAAGAAGAAATCGGCCGGCGCCTGCTACGCGGCCAAGCTCTCGATGGCGGTCTCCGAACTCGACCCGGAGGGCTTCGAGGCCTTCCACGAATGGATGCTTGAGGACGACACGATCCCAAGCCGCACCTCGTCGCTGATCGC
It encodes the following:
- a CDS encoding Vitamin K epoxide reductase family protein, producing MPLLAPWITRLAAAVSLALSCYLLAISATTATAIGCDWAAFDCEAALASPWAKLLGAPVAAGGVLCYLAALVGSLLAGRRGGAGSLGWRLLEFATPLAIGAGLWFTIIQATRLESFCLYCVATHASGLVMAIAAVVWRLGQSDQTAAPMAIGLTGDDPIEATAVTPALGLPTIAGVVGVLTLVIGQTVWAPSTVITYEAELDTEFNFEGPAAQPVTPAEEASQATQPSVLPDSQADTPPRRKPNGSRPLSLLRGQLKIDAYDHAVLGSPEAPHLVVELMDYACPHCREFHDKLHEAVQRYRGQIGVVIMPVPGEILCNPYVRKAKKKSAGACYAAKLSMAVSELDPEGFEAFHEWMLEDDTIPSRTSSLIAARERVDGDDLSIALRDADGHLAAKVKQYVELAGALGRQGRFGLPSQIVGDTVMTGPSESVDALCESWAEAFGIEAPASN
- the rsbV gene encoding Anti-sigma-B factor antagonist: MSITTNSREGVLTIQLDDARLLEEGRIQQVEKDLVEAIDASEDTRIVLDFSKVQFMSSSMLGKLVAIHKKVKSYKAKMKLASVSPEILEVFKITRLDKLFDIAPDVEAARKAFLKKGLFG
- the hcnC gene encoding Hydrogen cyanide synthase subunit HcnC precursor, producing the protein MTPNPDVLVIGGGVIGLSVAYQLSRDGLRVTLIDRGQPGREASWAGAGILPPASWYVDHPALDRLAIAATREQAEWSARLSEQTGLDDEYWPCGAIYQATPENAGRLAATFERWRNQGVEVSRDANGWVVPGEAQVRNPRRLQALVAGCRHHGVRIVPAAEVTGLVRTGEEIHRVDTPAGEFSAGAYCLTAGCWTPGLARLAASSAPGKPVRGQMLLLRPEEPTLDRIVHRYPHYAVPRRDGRVLIGATVEEAGFAKETTAEARAHLLQAAAQIDARLGEAPIEAHWSGLRPASADRLPQIGRLPGLQNAWVASGHHRSGLQLAPPTARLISCLIRGEVCELPADPFDPARFAPQPAAAG
- the bioB gene encoding Biotin synthase, producing the protein MPTEAPCPTAAEPTTTGVIDWSALADQVLSGEALTADQARAVLACPDDELLALVDAAYRVRREHFGKRVQMYFLMNAKSGLCPEDCSYCSQSKVSDAEIPKYNLLSRDKLLSGAKMAAESGACTYCIVISARGPSEREIKAVEEIVPQIKAEHDLKICACLGLLTEDHAERLAAAGVDRVNHNLNTSSGYYEKICTTHTHADRVATLEAVRDAGMEMCSGGIVGMGEEPSDVVEMALQLRDLGVHSIPVNFLNSIEGTPLGVQEDLDPRYCLKVLAMFRLTNPDREIRIAGGRELHLRSLQAMGLYLANSIFVGDYLTTEGQAPQADYDMIADLGFEPVLTEESTC
- the sadH gene encoding Putative oxidoreductase SadH, yielding MRPLAGKTALVTGAARGIGRAIALRLADRGMRLALADRDLLGLAGTRRDLERLGCETHTHPCDLTDPEQVEQLIDELHDRWAGVDLLVNNAGVAHYGPTHEMTAEKTEALLAVNFTAPIRLTQGLLPAMLARPEAHVLNVCSILGLTPMPRVAAYCATKHALVGFSESIRAEYGRQGLGVTTLCPGFVRTELLTEAGDADAMRPPPAPVCVTVDRVADAAVRGVERNRRRVVVDPVGRFVRGAMRIAPGFFDWMHSLGRTRRIAKKRAEIAALHADPEEAVRLKLGLEATPSEVLERPRLAA
- the omcB_2 gene encoding Large cysteine-rich periplasmic protein OmcB precursor, yielding MKRSSGLITLVITLVACPLLAEEPGSPRQSLADRIGALRQGWSFSTDRPEPEAEASPTVPPQRIAQRTSPVTVSDTPRAFPRVNPRELLPRNWFGVGGQASQGDAVTPAPVSEKAISSNGSVGSARARLLRDMRRSPASGVAPAEPAPRVAMRPQPRAGSALSPGAPQVKESTTAQDRVAKTIAAEVAEVMANEAMADEAATEAVPVAEESTEPQVAEAVEAAPIDVIAEGESLFTEEENRESLLPFGVIEGTTPTESADEPAALAASEGAEPQEQRSQEQSVAESDAGRVSVAARPQETAKLPLFIGGRYSQLDEGSTVEPTSPVEPEYSEENAAAESAFAARPTVTTRVEAEPAQEADDLLLTHQMPVLVSKVMGPRTIVVGREVNYRVLLANRGDVAADQVVTRVEVPQGAEVVAVKAATGLVKRDDDHAEGGQITWRADRLAAGQVIDLNLKLIARTGRPIELGVVHSHKPVDGRTLVEVQEPKLALQLVGPEEVLFGKPQSFRLTISNPGTGVAERVKLHLTPPGGEAQRQTSHDFGSIGAGEERTVEIELTAREAGELAVNASATAEGEVSAEVSKQVFCRKPELVVDWRGPEDRYAGSPAVYYFRVRNPGTAVAPGVVLNVELPAGFEVTPTAGTPAAADGKLAFRAGALRPGDDKFFELRGVLREAGTKQITLRAAASDETRSAPVTATTEVVALADLKLDVLDPKGPIATDQEVEYEIRVTNRGSSDAHDVGVVALFSAGIDPHHVEGGEGQMHDGRVAFDKIEHLGPGEQKVFTIHARAHEEGTHRFRAEVLCRDLEIKLVAEEMTRFFEDEAINVAAEGYPSGSVNSRYPR
- a CDS encoding Phytanoyl-CoA dioxygenase (PhyH), with product MNMHPKVRPLWQRLPICGALAGLRAYQAMGLPTGILPRDIKAIVRNWDPRMFNKLIGSGLTEAYIDQPCEFKQPTRIESKADVAPEHRLSHDQLRSFYKNGFVGPIDVFTPEQMRDFKKDLLAIEETPSKTYGFVTPRDRHLEMPRMWNYLKSAGVTDRIAQLLGPDLLCWRSQVFYKGPGSPAIQWHQASTFMVEDYQDPAVFPEDRDELFQITAWIAVDDSHSENGCLRFAAGTHDRIRPILFGGEEGFYHAQFRLDFDEKDHEVVEVPCRAGQMILFTERCIHGSAPNRTDRHRLAFNLRAIPTSVPVYPGKKYYRSVYNGGKYHLDKWGVSVLRGEDRYQHSRTIAAESLERGEAKHAVRQAA